From a single Bombus terrestris chromosome 17, iyBomTerr1.2, whole genome shotgun sequence genomic region:
- the LOC100645779 gene encoding enolase-phosphatase E1 has protein sequence MAGEKRTQDQEETLLSETVILIDIEGTTTSISFVKDTLFPYVRENLKKYIETKWEDEEFKQDFEKLKEQAKKDEEDKIDGFVPITGTNAEEERKSLVKNILWQMDGDRKTGALKQLQGHMWHEAYNSGTIKAHVYEDVPKALESWTSDGKKVYIYSSGSVEAQKLLFGHSIHGDLLKYFSGYFDTEVGAKQESSSYKNILNKIGAEPSSVIFLTDVVKEAAAAKEAGLSTVIVLREGNAPLTDEERVASTTIKSFLDLTFQTSTKRQKLETTEVQENKSKSTSDVSEPMDISEDVEMTDKVEAKEVVQEEAKECIKDQQQKEAPVTDVKMEEPMVIDTKDAPNVEKLENTAEKVELQPTEVSTKLDTSENVQADVSSNAESVAITSKDDEKSAISEKVEKPIDTEKSVESMPEATPTANDPLDVGMSEPKSKSEEVSITENKTEESSNTAKETKSDDMKVSEVKPTETASKEKDSNSINEKSEECANKAEKETKEESTEKVVITPSITETKTSENESSVKPAQEPTKTEEKPAENGNVSLTSVEKITAPTITEPEATSSKADTNTEIKNTTEVAKETKSETETELTNVKSPKTKETEETTTSANDAEKQVSAEASKQELTEKPTKEETVVDETKETNTVDSEKKKLNGTTQNGDTDVPLSDDKLQRNGLNEGSSNENVNSSTSGSTSAQNGEPESSSETSAESIKVKKVVDSAVADGAGEPDVVPPVVVAATS, from the exons ATGGCCGGGGAAAAACGTACTCAGGACCAAGAGGAAACTTTATTGTCGGAAACGGTGATCTTAATTGACATCGAAGGCACCACGACGAGCATAAGCTTCGTGAAG GACACACTTTTTCCTTACGTGCgagagaatttaaagaaatatattgaaaCTAAATGGGAGGATGAAGAATTCAAACAAGACTTTGAAAAATTAAAGGAGCAG GCAAAAAAAGATGAAGAAGATAAAATTGATGGTTTTGTACCAATTACTGGTACTAATgcagaagaagagagaaaatcacttgtaaaaaatatattatggcAAATGGATGGTGACCGAAAAACTGGTGCACTGAAACAATTACAGGGGCACATGTGGCACGAGGCTTATAATTCTGGAACAATTAAAGCACA TGTTTATGAAGATGTACCAAAAGCACTAGAATCGTGGACAAGTGATGGTAAAAAagtctatatttattcaagTGGTAGTGTTGAAGCACAAAAACTTCTATTTGGACATTCTATACATGGTGACTTACTTAAG TATTTCAGTGGTTATTTTGATACTGAAGTAGGTGCGAAACAAGAATCAagtagttataaaaatatattaaataaaattggaGCTGAACCATCAAGCGTAATTTTCTTAACTGATGTTGTCAAAG AAGCTGCTGCTGCGAAAGAAGCAGGCTTATCAACGGTTATAGTACTGCGCGAAGGCAATGCTCCTCTTACAGATGAAGAAAGAGTGGCTTCCACAACTATTAAGTCATTCTTAGATTTAACGTTTCAAACTTCTACAAAACGACAAAAGTTAGAAACTACAGAAGttcaagaaaataaaagtaagaGTACATCTGATGTTAGTGAACCAATGGATATTTCCGAAGATGTTGAAATGACCGATAAAGTAGAAGCAAAAGAAGTTGTTCAAGAAGAAGCAAAAGAATGTATAAAAGATCAGCAACAAAAAGAAGCTCCAGTCACAGACGTGAAAATGGAAGAGCCAATGGTTATTGATACAAAAGATGCACCAAACGTTGAAAAGCTGGAAAATACAGCTGAAAAGGTAGAACTTCAGCCAACAGAGGTGAGTACAAAACTAGACACTTCCGAAAATGTGCAAGCTGACGTGAGTAGTAACGCCGAATCAGTAGCAATAACTTCAAAAGATGATGAAAAGTCTGCGATTTCTGAAAAAGTAGAAAAGCCAATAGATACAGAGAAGTCTGTAGAATCTATGCCAGAGGCAACTCCTACTGCGAATGACCCCTTGGACGTTGGAATGAGTGAGCCTAAATCAAAGTCTGAAGAAGTTTCTATTACAGAGAATAAGACTGAAGAATCGTCAAATACTGCTAAAGAAACTAAATCTGATGATATGAAAGTGTCAGAGGTAAAACCTACTGAAACTGCATCAAAAGAGAAGGATAGTAACAGTATAAACGAAAAATCAGAAGAATGTGCTAATAAagcagaaaaagaaacgaaagaggaaTCCACTGAAAAAGTTGTAATTACTCCTAGTATAACAGAAACTAAAACATCAGAAAATGAATCTTCGGTAAAACCTGCGCAAGAACCCACTAAGACAGAAGAGAAACCTGCAGAAAATGGTAATGTATCATTGACAAGTGTAGAAAAAATTACTGCGCCAACGATAACAGAGCCAGAAGCTACTAGTAGCAAAGCAGATACAAatactgaaattaaaaatacgacAGAAGTAgctaaagaaacaaaatctGAAACAGAAACAGAATTGACTAACGTAAAATCccctaaaacgaaagaaacagagGAAACAACAACGTCCGCAAACGATGCAGAAAAACAAGTAAGTGCAGAAGCATCAAAACAGGAATTGACAGAGAAACCAACGAAAGAAGAAACTGTAGTggatgaaacaaaagaaacgaaTACAGTGGAttctgaaaagaaaaaattaaatggtACAACACAAAACGGAGATACGGATGTGCCACTGTCAGATGATAAATTACAGAGAAATGGACTAAACGAGGGGTCATCGAATGAAAATGTTAATTCGTCAACGAGCGGTAGTACATCTGCGCAAAATGGTGAACCAGAGAGTTCCTCTGAGACTAGTGCAGAATCTATAAAAGTCAAAAAGGTCGTTGATTCTGCAGTAGCCGATGGTGCCGGCGAACCTGACGTTGTTCCCCCTGTAGTTGTAGCTGCGACGTCTTAA